The Quercus lobata isolate SW786 chromosome 9, ValleyOak3.0 Primary Assembly, whole genome shotgun sequence region ATCTTGGTTTCTCATCAATTCTGCCATTGCCCATTCAGTTACCATACTACTGGAATCAGTGCCAGCAATAAGTAGATCCTATacatagagagaaaaagatgctttttttaatcaaatttaaaattatgaaaatacatATGGCATACTTTCAAAATTTCACACATAAAGCGAACTTAATTagggttgagagagagagaataccaGAATCAATTGGCTGATTTGATCATTTGTAAACCCTTCTTTAATCAAAGCATCCAAGAAATCTCTTTGACCTAAAATAGAACTCTCTTGTTTCCGTCTTTCTTTAATAATATCATcccaaatagtaataaaatttttaactattttatcACATTTCTTCTGTATACCTTGAAAATCCAATCCAGTTAATATTGGATAAAAATCTGATAAATCTGGAATCATTCCTAACTCTACTATTTCAACAATAAGCTTCCTCAAATCTTTACCAATACCCTTACCCAGAAAGTCAAAAAAATCTACTGAAAATATTGCATTACTCAAAATATTAGTAAAAGTAACATAGACTGTCTCTCCTAGATTCACCACCTCACCCTCCTTAGAACCCAAGAAACCTACCAACTCACTCACCTTGTTCTCTCTTATGTGGTTTTGAGATTCCAATACTTTGGCTGAAAAAAGGTCAGATTTACAAATAACCCTTAGGCCCCTCCAATAATCGTTGCACTCAGGGGAAGCTCCAAATGCAAAGTTGAGTTTTGGGTTTATGAGTGGAACAGCGTTTGCGATGTACCGGCCTGACAAATCTCGGTCATGGGTCTTAAGAACTTCTCTTGCTGCATCTGGTGATGATGCAATGATAGTAATTTGTTTTCCAA contains the following coding sequences:
- the LOC115960839 gene encoding probable (S)-N-methylcoclaurine 3'-hydroxylase isozyme 2 isoform X1, which produces MDPKVFFSLLLLIPFFCLYFKRIFSKNPPLPPGPFAWPIVGNFFQMGRQLHYILANLARIHGPLMSLRFGKQITIIASSPDAAREVLKTHDRDLSGRYIANAVPLINPKLNFAFGASPECNDYWRGLRVICKSDLFSAKVLESQNHIRENKVSELVGFLGSKEGEVVNLGETVYVTFTNILSNAIFSVDFFDFLGKGIGKDLRKLIVEIVELGMIPDLSDFYPILTGLDFQGIQKKCDKIVKNFITIWDDIIKERRKQESSILGQRDFLDALIKEGFTNDQISQLILDLLIAGTDSSSMVTEWAMAELMRNQDVLHKLRDELKREIGKEMVKESHLAHLPYLEACVKETLRLYPPGPLLLPRRALQTCQVMGYTIPKDSKILVNMWAIGRDPSIFNDPLRFKPERFLDSSLDFKGTNFAYTPFGAGRRVCPGQPLATKQVPLILASLVHSFDWFLSGGMKSTELDMNDHFAITLKKKQPLQLIPKGRK